A stretch of the Massilia varians genome encodes the following:
- the ybgC gene encoding tol-pal system-associated acyl-CoA thioesterase, translated as MPSAFDWTVRVYYEDTDAGGIVFYANYLKFFERARTEWLRAAGVGQQELLEAEGAAFVVKRASLDYHAPARLDDVLTIRTTVEKLGRASVQFAQQAWKGELLLTSASVKVGCVDTATMRPRSLPEQAADKMRAA; from the coding sequence ATGCCTTCAGCTTTTGACTGGACAGTCAGGGTCTATTACGAAGATACCGACGCCGGTGGCATCGTGTTTTACGCCAATTACCTGAAGTTCTTTGAACGTGCGCGCACCGAATGGCTGCGTGCGGCAGGCGTCGGCCAGCAGGAATTGCTGGAGGCCGAGGGCGCCGCCTTCGTCGTCAAGAGGGCTTCCCTGGACTACCATGCGCCGGCGCGCCTGGACGACGTGCTGACCATTCGCACCACGGTCGAAAAGCTCGGCCGCGCATCGGTCCAGTTCGCCCAGCAGGCCTGGAAGGGCGAGCTGCTGCTCACCAGCGCCAGCGTCAAGGTCGGCTGCGTCGACACCGCCACCATGCGCCCGCGTTCGCTTCCCGAGCAGGCTGCTGATAAAATGCGCGCCGCGTAG
- a CDS encoding SDR family oxidoreductase, whose product MIVFITGASAGFGAAMARIFVQNGHRAILAARRTERVEELARELGNSALAVTLDVTSRASIEAALSSLPEGWRDIDVLINNAGLALNTKPAHEVPLEDWDTMIATNCQGLVTMTRAVLPGMVARSSGLVINLGSVAGHYPYPGGNVYGATKAFVEQFTLNLRADLVGTGVRATNLAPGLCGGTEFSNVRFKGDDAAAAKVYEGTTPLSAEDIAATAYWIATLPPHVNVNSIELMPTCQGFSPFAIKRT is encoded by the coding sequence ATGATCGTCTTTATTACCGGCGCTTCGGCCGGCTTCGGCGCCGCGATGGCGCGCATCTTCGTCCAGAACGGCCACCGCGCCATCCTCGCCGCGCGCCGCACCGAGCGCGTCGAAGAGCTGGCACGCGAACTGGGCAACAGCGCCCTGGCGGTTACCCTGGACGTCACCAGCCGCGCCTCGATCGAGGCCGCTTTGAGCAGCCTGCCGGAAGGCTGGCGCGACATCGACGTGCTCATCAACAATGCGGGCCTGGCGCTGAACACCAAGCCGGCGCACGAGGTGCCGCTGGAAGACTGGGACACCATGATCGCCACTAACTGCCAGGGCCTGGTGACCATGACCCGCGCCGTGCTCCCCGGCATGGTGGCGCGCTCAAGCGGCCTGGTCATCAACCTGGGCTCGGTGGCGGGCCACTACCCCTACCCGGGCGGCAACGTGTACGGCGCCACCAAGGCCTTCGTGGAACAGTTCACCCTGAACCTGCGCGCCGACCTGGTCGGCACCGGCGTGCGCGCCACCAACCTGGCGCCGGGACTGTGCGGCGGCACCGAGTTCTCGAACGTGCGCTTCAAGGGCGACGACGCGGCCGCGGCCAAGGTGTACGAAGGCACGACGCCGCTGAGCGCCGAGGACATCGCCGCCACGGCCTACTGGATCGCGACCCTGCCGCCGCACGTGAACGTGAACAGCATCGAACTGATGCCGACCTGCCAGGGCTTCTCGCCCTTCGCCATCAAGCGCACCTGA
- the glyA gene encoding serine hydroxymethyltransferase: protein MFAKDHTLANVDPELWDAIQKENVRQQDHIELIASENYTSPAVMEAQGSQLTNKYAEGYPGKRYYGGCEYVDVAEQLAIDRLKQLFGAEAANVQPNSGSQANQGVFFAMLKPGDTIMGMSLAEGGHLTHGMALNMSGKWFNVVSYGLTEQEDIDYEAMERLAREHKPKMIIAGASAFALRIDFERFARIAKEVGAYFMVDMAHYAGLIAAGEYPNPVPHADFVTSTTHKSLRGPRGGIILMKAEYEKQINSAIFPGIQGGPLMHVIAGKAVAFKEALSPEFKEYQKQVVKNAKALADTLTERGLRIVSGRTESHVMLVDLRSKGLTGKEAEAILGQAHMTCNKNGIPNDPQKPFVTSGIRLGSPAFTTRGFKEEDAVKVGHLIADVLDNPHDAATIERVKVEVKKLTDKYPVYAK from the coding sequence ATGTTTGCAAAAGATCACACGCTCGCCAATGTCGACCCGGAACTGTGGGATGCCATCCAGAAGGAAAACGTTCGCCAGCAAGACCACATCGAACTGATCGCTTCGGAAAACTACACCTCGCCGGCGGTGATGGAAGCGCAGGGCTCGCAGCTGACCAACAAGTACGCCGAAGGCTATCCGGGCAAGCGCTACTACGGTGGCTGCGAATACGTCGACGTCGCCGAGCAGCTGGCGATCGACCGCCTCAAGCAGCTGTTCGGCGCGGAAGCCGCCAACGTCCAGCCGAATTCGGGTTCGCAGGCCAACCAGGGCGTGTTCTTCGCCATGCTGAAACCCGGCGACACCATCATGGGCATGTCGCTGGCCGAAGGCGGTCACCTGACCCACGGCATGGCGCTGAACATGTCGGGCAAATGGTTCAACGTCGTTTCTTACGGCCTGACCGAGCAGGAAGACATCGACTACGAGGCCATGGAACGCCTGGCGCGCGAGCACAAGCCGAAGATGATCATCGCCGGCGCTTCCGCTTTTGCCCTGCGCATCGACTTCGAGCGCTTCGCCCGTATCGCCAAGGAAGTCGGCGCCTACTTCATGGTCGACATGGCCCACTACGCCGGCCTGATCGCCGCGGGCGAGTACCCGAACCCGGTGCCGCACGCCGACTTCGTCACCTCGACCACCCACAAGTCGCTGCGCGGCCCGCGCGGCGGCATCATCCTGATGAAGGCCGAGTACGAAAAGCAGATCAACTCGGCGATCTTCCCGGGCATCCAGGGCGGTCCGCTGATGCACGTGATCGCCGGCAAGGCCGTGGCCTTCAAGGAAGCGCTGTCGCCGGAGTTCAAGGAATACCAGAAGCAGGTGGTCAAGAACGCCAAGGCCCTGGCCGACACCCTGACCGAGCGCGGCCTGCGCATCGTCTCGGGCCGTACCGAGTCGCACGTGATGCTGGTCGACCTGCGTTCGAAAGGCCTGACCGGCAAGGAAGCGGAAGCGATCCTGGGCCAGGCACACATGACCTGCAACAAGAACGGCATCCCGAACGACCCGCAAAAACCTTTCGTCACCTCGGGCATCCGCCTCGGCAGCCCGGCCTTCACCACCCGCGGCTTCAAGGAAGAAGACGCGGTCAAGGTGGGCCACCTGATTGCCGACGTGCTGGACAACCCGCACGACGCCGCGACCATCGAGCGCGTCAAGGTGGAAGTCAAGAAGCTGACCGACAAGTACCCGGTCTACGCGAAGTAA
- the nrdR gene encoding transcriptional regulator NrdR has product MKCPFCQHEDTQVLDTRVSEEGDAIRRRRRCAKCDKRFTTYERIELSMPIIVKKNGSRTEFSSNKLRGSLMLALRKRPVAAEAIDTAVATIEEKLLTSGLREVDTGYVGELVMQELKRLDKIAYIRFASVYKNFEDLAEFQEAIAEVGQPRK; this is encoded by the coding sequence ATGAAATGTCCGTTCTGCCAGCATGAAGATACCCAGGTCCTCGACACCCGCGTGTCGGAGGAGGGGGACGCCATCCGCCGGCGGCGGCGCTGCGCCAAGTGCGACAAGCGCTTCACCACCTACGAGCGCATCGAGCTGTCGATGCCGATCATCGTCAAGAAGAACGGCAGCCGCACCGAGTTCTCGTCGAACAAGCTGCGCGGCAGCCTGATGCTGGCCTTGCGCAAGCGCCCGGTCGCGGCCGAAGCGATCGACACGGCAGTGGCCACCATCGAGGAAAAGCTCCTGACCAGCGGCTTGCGCGAGGTGGACACCGGCTACGTCGGCGAGCTGGTGATGCAGGAACTCAAGCGCCTCGACAAGATCGCCTATATCCGCTTTGCCTCGGTGTACAAGAATTTCGAAGACCTGGCCGAGTTCCAGGAGGCGATCGCCGAAGTCGGCCAGCCGCGGAAATAG
- the pilV gene encoding type IV pilus modification protein PilV, whose product MQVKAHGFTLAEVLVALFVLAVGIVGAGATQLTAERTRQQSALMSEAAQLAAALSARMQVNPAVASLPDGANPYLGLSYDAASGPPAAGTACFAAACTPAQLAEFDLHEIRQAVHAQFPGGRIAVCRDGAPWDSAGKRWRWSCDGAAGALPVVKLGWQGTGDAPGYVGVLR is encoded by the coding sequence GTGCAGGTTAAGGCTCATGGTTTTACGCTGGCCGAGGTGCTGGTTGCCTTGTTCGTGCTGGCGGTCGGCATCGTCGGCGCGGGCGCCACGCAGCTCACTGCCGAGCGCACCCGCCAGCAGTCGGCGCTGATGTCCGAGGCGGCCCAGCTGGCCGCCGCGCTGTCGGCGCGCATGCAGGTCAATCCGGCCGTGGCCAGCCTGCCGGACGGCGCCAATCCCTATCTAGGTTTGTCGTACGACGCGGCGAGCGGTCCGCCCGCGGCCGGCACCGCTTGCTTCGCGGCCGCCTGCACGCCGGCCCAGCTGGCCGAGTTCGACCTGCATGAAATCCGCCAGGCGGTCCACGCACAGTTTCCGGGCGGCCGCATCGCGGTCTGCCGCGACGGCGCCCCCTGGGACAGCGCCGGCAAGCGCTGGCGCTGGAGTTGCGACGGCGCTGCCGGCGCGCTGCCGGTCGTCAAGCTGGGCTGGCAGGGCACGGGCGACGCGCCCGGCTACGTCGGGGTGCTCCGATGA
- a CDS encoding PilW family protein, producing the protein MSMPELLVALGVGLGVLLAAASLFIWANRAFAVQVETAAMDDAGRYALEAIARAVRQLAAADWEGQGGGPDPAAPPRLSGLDARRVSQAGFGIDNAPVDAVNGSDVLAIRFPGTGAPPNGDGTSLDCAGFAVHRDEEGWSIFYVARNTQGDTELRCKYRGAHAWSADAVVGAVDGFQVLYGLDGDADGTPERYLNASALAGLDAGLVLAGSTPAERDADLRRRTHWKKIASVRVALLLRGPASRLASARALVYELFGRDYGALADLDAGTRLQEAALSGADGPRYRKVFGTTIALPARLR; encoded by the coding sequence ATGAGCATGCCCGAACTGCTGGTCGCCCTGGGCGTCGGCCTGGGCGTGCTGCTCGCCGCCGCCAGCCTGTTCATCTGGGCCAATCGCGCCTTCGCCGTGCAGGTGGAGACGGCCGCGATGGACGACGCCGGACGCTACGCGCTCGAGGCGATCGCGCGCGCCGTGCGTCAGTTGGCGGCGGCCGACTGGGAAGGGCAGGGCGGCGGCCCGGATCCGGCGGCTCCGCCACGCCTGTCCGGGCTTGATGCCCGCAGGGTCAGCCAGGCCGGCTTCGGCATCGACAATGCGCCGGTCGACGCCGTCAACGGCAGCGACGTGCTGGCGATCCGCTTCCCGGGCACCGGCGCGCCGCCCAACGGCGACGGCACCAGCCTCGATTGCGCCGGCTTCGCCGTGCACCGCGACGAGGAAGGCTGGAGCATCTTCTACGTCGCCCGCAATACCCAGGGCGACACCGAGCTGCGCTGCAAATACCGTGGCGCGCATGCCTGGTCGGCGGACGCGGTGGTCGGCGCCGTCGACGGCTTCCAGGTGCTGTACGGGCTCGATGGCGACGCCGACGGTACGCCCGAGCGTTACCTGAACGCCAGCGCGCTGGCCGGCCTGGACGCGGGCCTGGTGCTGGCAGGCAGCACCCCGGCCGAGCGCGACGCCGACCTGCGCCGGCGCACCCACTGGAAAAAGATCGCCAGCGTGCGCGTGGCCCTGTTGCTGCGCGGGCCGGCCAGCAGGCTCGCCTCGGCACGCGCGCTGGTGTACGAGCTGTTCGGGCGCGACTATGGCGCCCTCGCGGACCTCGATGCCGGCACTCGCCTGCAGGAGGCGGCCCTGTCCGGCGCCGACGGGCCGCGCTACCGCAAGGTGTTCGGCACCACGATCGCCTTGCCCGCACGCCTGCGCTGA
- a CDS encoding pilus assembly protein, translating into MRTVIHLSCRAGQRGVALLTALLLMLAVLLGSIAAARTAISGARAAGHERDRLLALQAAMAALADAEQDIEGGQDPASARAAALAHATPAAFAAGCRGGAPYEGLCEHAPQADALFALLADDEGPAVALGSFTGALLPAGEGALPARAPRYLVERLSSVPGALLYRVSALGFGSMASTQVALQAYYRKLLPSTPPPGQEEETVPQAAAPAPPALPGTAGGAGIRVGWREIGNWHESVAAGAEGR; encoded by the coding sequence ATGCGCACCGTCATCCACCTGTCATGCCGCGCCGGCCAGCGCGGCGTCGCGTTGCTCACGGCGCTGCTGCTGATGCTGGCCGTGCTGCTGGGCAGCATCGCCGCGGCGCGCACGGCGATCAGCGGGGCACGCGCCGCCGGCCATGAGCGCGACCGGCTGCTGGCGCTGCAGGCCGCGATGGCGGCCCTGGCCGATGCCGAGCAGGACATCGAAGGCGGCCAGGATCCGGCCTCGGCACGCGCCGCCGCGCTGGCACACGCCACCCCGGCCGCCTTCGCCGCCGGCTGCCGGGGCGGCGCTCCCTACGAGGGCCTGTGCGAACACGCGCCGCAGGCCGACGCGCTGTTCGCCCTGCTGGCGGACGACGAGGGGCCGGCGGTCGCGCTCGGAAGCTTCACGGGCGCGCTGCTTCCGGCCGGCGAGGGCGCGCTGCCGGCCCGGGCGCCGCGCTACCTGGTCGAACGGCTGTCGTCCGTGCCCGGTGCGCTGCTGTACCGGGTGAGCGCGCTCGGTTTCGGCAGCATGGCGAGCACCCAGGTGGCGCTCCAGGCCTATTACCGCAAGCTGCTGCCCAGTACGCCGCCGCCGGGGCAGGAGGAGGAAACCGTGCCGCAAGCGGCGGCGCCCGCGCCGCCGGCCTTGCCGGGCACGGCGGGCGGAGCGGGCATCCGGGTGGGCTGGCGCGAGATCGGCAACTGGCACGAGTCCGTGGCAGCGGGGGCGGAGGGACGATGA
- a CDS encoding type IV pilin protein, translating to MKRSRGFTLVELLVVLAIVAILAAIAYPGYARHLVKARRVEAQLALVDTMQRQEQYRALHHTYVAFSAASVDPDSRQFRWWLGATAQDSAYELEGRACEGEAITQCIELRARPGTANVDTGFRDPDCGVLSFDSRGIQGASGGGRRCWP from the coding sequence ATGAAGCGCAGTCGTGGGTTCACGCTGGTGGAACTGCTGGTGGTGCTGGCGATCGTCGCTATCCTGGCCGCGATCGCCTATCCGGGATATGCCCGTCACCTGGTCAAGGCGCGCCGGGTCGAAGCCCAGCTGGCGCTGGTCGACACCATGCAGCGCCAGGAACAGTACCGCGCCCTGCACCATACCTATGTGGCCTTCTCGGCGGCCTCGGTCGACCCGGACAGCCGCCAGTTCCGCTGGTGGCTGGGCGCCACGGCGCAGGACAGCGCCTACGAGCTCGAAGGACGCGCCTGCGAGGGGGAGGCCATCACCCAATGCATCGAACTGCGCGCCCGGCCGGGCACCGCGAACGTCGACACGGGCTTTCGCGATCCGGACTGCGGCGTGCTGAGCTTCGACAGCCGGGGAATACAGGGCGCCAGCGGCGGCGGGCGGCGATGCTGGCCGTGA
- a CDS encoding GspH/FimT family protein translates to MLAVNAPVARRSGSGATLAELAVVLAIAAVAFAVAAPDLHALLAAQQITAAAGELHDAILHTRAQAIARNERVKLAPRDPAGADWTRGWTVFIDRDGDRQPGALDEILAVHGPLPEGLRIDFSFTQPAPPHYIAYNGAGRSCSDSNSGASRLGTLSLFHGGHVRRIKINMLGRVRQCNPARDDGCDGALAPR, encoded by the coding sequence ATGCTGGCCGTGAACGCCCCGGTCGCGCGCCGGAGCGGCAGCGGCGCCACGCTGGCCGAGCTGGCCGTGGTGCTGGCGATTGCCGCCGTGGCGTTTGCGGTCGCCGCGCCGGACCTGCATGCCCTGCTGGCTGCCCAGCAGATCACGGCGGCCGCCGGCGAGCTGCATGACGCCATCCTGCATACGCGGGCCCAGGCGATCGCCCGCAACGAACGGGTCAAGCTGGCGCCGCGCGATCCCGCCGGGGCCGACTGGACGCGCGGCTGGACGGTGTTCATCGACCGCGACGGCGACCGCCAGCCGGGCGCGCTTGATGAGATCCTGGCCGTCCACGGTCCGCTGCCGGAAGGCCTGCGGATCGACTTTTCCTTCACCCAGCCAGCGCCGCCCCATTACATCGCCTACAATGGCGCCGGACGCAGCTGCAGCGACAGCAACAGCGGCGCGTCACGGCTCGGTACGCTGTCGCTGTTTCACGGCGGGCATGTCCGGCGTATTAAAATCAACATGCTCGGACGCGTGCGGCAGTGCAACCCGGCACGCGACGACGGCTGCGACGGCGCCCTGGCGCCTCGCTAG
- the ribD gene encoding bifunctional diaminohydroxyphosphoribosylaminopyrimidine deaminase/5-amino-6-(5-phosphoribosylamino)uracil reductase RibD: protein MALALAWAAKGMHITAPNPRVGCVLVRDGVVIGAGHTQPAGQAHAEIEAMRDARQRGHDLAGATAYVTLEPCSHYGRTPPCSNALVQAGIGRVVAAMLDPNPLVAGRGLAQLEAAGIAVTSGILAEQAHELNIGFFSRMRRGLPWVRLKVAASLDGATALAGGESQWITGPDARADGHAWRARAQAILTGIGTVKADDPQLTVRGIETPLPPRRVIVDSRLEIDPGARILQGEPCWIVAAAESERAAALRALGHELIILPNAQGKVDLPALMRELGRREINEVHVEAGSKLNASMVREGCVDELLVYLAPSLIGPGQGMFALPALARLADQRRLRFHDVARVGDDIRILARFAQPVIHTEFTEHTEE, encoded by the coding sequence ATGGCGCTGGCCCTGGCCTGGGCGGCGAAAGGCATGCACATCACGGCGCCGAATCCCCGGGTCGGCTGCGTGCTCGTGCGCGACGGCGTCGTGATCGGCGCCGGCCACACCCAGCCGGCGGGCCAGGCGCATGCCGAGATCGAGGCGATGCGCGACGCGCGCCAGCGCGGCCACGACCTGGCCGGCGCCACCGCCTACGTCACGCTGGAGCCCTGCAGCCATTACGGGCGCACTCCGCCGTGCTCGAACGCGCTGGTGCAGGCCGGCATTGGGCGCGTGGTGGCGGCCATGCTCGACCCCAATCCGCTGGTCGCCGGCCGCGGCCTGGCCCAGCTGGAGGCGGCCGGCATCGCCGTCACCTCGGGTATTCTGGCCGAACAGGCCCATGAGCTGAACATCGGTTTCTTCTCGCGCATGCGGCGCGGCCTGCCCTGGGTGCGCCTGAAGGTCGCCGCCAGCCTGGACGGCGCCACCGCGCTGGCCGGCGGCGAAAGCCAGTGGATCACCGGGCCGGATGCGCGCGCCGACGGCCATGCCTGGCGCGCCCGCGCGCAGGCGATCCTGACCGGCATCGGTACGGTCAAGGCCGACGATCCGCAGCTGACCGTGCGCGGCATCGAGACCCCCTTGCCGCCGCGCCGCGTGATCGTCGACAGCCGGCTCGAGATCGATCCCGGGGCGCGCATCCTGCAGGGCGAACCCTGCTGGATCGTCGCCGCCGCCGAATCGGAGCGGGCCGCGGCCTTGCGCGCCCTGGGTCACGAGCTCATCATTCTGCCGAACGCGCAGGGCAAGGTCGACCTGCCGGCCCTGATGCGCGAGCTGGGCCGCCGCGAGATCAACGAAGTGCACGTGGAAGCCGGTTCGAAGCTGAACGCGTCGATGGTGCGCGAAGGCTGCGTCGACGAACTGCTGGTCTACCTGGCTCCCAGCCTGATCGGGCCGGGGCAGGGCATGTTCGCGCTGCCGGCGCTGGCGCGCCTGGCCGACCAGCGCCGGCTGCGTTTTCACGACGTGGCGCGGGTCGGCGACGACATCCGCATCCTGGCCCGCTTCGCGCAACCCGTCATTCACACTGAATTCACCGAACACACTGAGGAATAA
- a CDS encoding riboflavin synthase, with the protein MFTGIVAAVGNITSVTPLEGGSFAGVRLEVDAGPLGLADVALGDSIAINGACMTVVAKTDRAFTVDVSRESLSKTVGLEAPGEVNLEKALTLAERLGGHLVSGHVDGLGTVHSFEPVGESRELVIDAPRELAKFLAYKGSVVVNGVSLTVNRVEDLEGEGGKVCRFSINLIPHTIEVTTLKHLAAGSRVNLEIDLIARYVERMLSAKG; encoded by the coding sequence ATGTTTACTGGAATCGTCGCTGCCGTCGGCAACATCACGTCGGTCACCCCGCTGGAGGGCGGCTCGTTCGCGGGCGTGCGCCTGGAAGTCGATGCCGGCCCGCTGGGGCTGGCGGACGTCGCGCTGGGCGACTCGATCGCCATCAACGGCGCCTGCATGACCGTGGTCGCCAAGACCGACCGGGCCTTCACCGTGGACGTCTCGCGCGAAAGCCTGAGCAAGACCGTCGGCCTCGAAGCGCCCGGCGAAGTCAACCTGGAGAAGGCCCTGACCCTGGCCGAGCGCCTGGGCGGCCACCTGGTCTCCGGCCACGTGGACGGCCTGGGCACTGTGCACAGCTTCGAACCGGTGGGCGAATCGCGCGAACTCGTCATCGACGCGCCGCGCGAGCTGGCCAAGTTCCTGGCCTACAAGGGCTCGGTGGTGGTCAACGGCGTCTCGCTGACGGTCAACCGCGTCGAGGATCTCGAAGGCGAGGGCGGCAAGGTGTGCCGCTTCTCGATCAACCTGATCCCGCACACGATCGAGGTCACCACCCTCAAGCACCTGGCGGCCGGCTCCAGGGTGAACCTGGAGATCGACCTGATCGCGCGCTACGTGGAGCGCATGCTGTCGGCGAAGGGATGA